Proteins from a single region of Streptomyces glaucescens:
- a CDS encoding DUF6230 family protein, translating to MESQVRGGTRWKRFAVVMVPSVAATAAIGVALAQGALAASFSVSGQSFKVTTERLDGTGFVQYGALDEGYTLDGKKTVHPVAVSAFKSATIKDMCQSVVTPNIPVLGNVSLILRAGQGDTPVKAENLYIDVAELEGDAVFRGIDIGVAAKDANKGPGMKGGKEQSNPYGFAQQADSVTLTDVKQTAWATTAGTFKLSGLKMSLSTGVKECY from the coding sequence ATGGAGTCCCAGGTGCGTGGTGGGACCAGATGGAAGCGGTTCGCCGTGGTCATGGTGCCCAGCGTGGCCGCCACGGCGGCGATAGGCGTCGCCCTCGCTCAGGGTGCTCTCGCCGCGTCGTTCAGCGTTTCCGGACAGTCTTTCAAGGTCACGACCGAGCGTCTCGACGGCACGGGCTTCGTGCAGTACGGCGCTCTCGACGAGGGCTACACGCTCGACGGCAAGAAGACGGTTCACCCCGTCGCCGTCTCGGCGTTCAAGTCCGCGACCATCAAGGACATGTGTCAGTCGGTCGTCACGCCGAACATCCCGGTGCTCGGCAACGTCAGTCTGATCCTGCGGGCCGGCCAGGGTGACACCCCGGTCAAGGCCGAGAACCTGTACATCGACGTCGCCGAGCTGGAAGGCGACGCCGTCTTCCGGGGCATCGACATCGGTGTGGCCGCCAAGGACGCCAACAAGGGTCCCGGCATGAAGGGCGGCAAGGAGCAGTCGAACCCGTACGGCTTCGCGCAGCAGGCCGACTCGGTCACCCTCACCGACGTGAAGCAGACGGCGTGGGCGACCACCGCCGGAACCTTCAAGCTCAGCGGCCTGAAGATGTCGCTGTCGACGGGTGTGAAGGAGTGCTACTGA
- a CDS encoding DUF6114 domain-containing protein, producing the protein MSAETPAAPGHDEHYLRVFRRNFRAWRGTRPFWAGLFVMLGGLPIAYFPYANLRLGHLTLAMATTAGAGSLIIGVLLVVLGISLWFQKHVRFFAGVAAILLALVSIPVSNLGGFLIGFLFALIGGAMAVSWAEDAPPAQEPADAGGAAVAPMGTATQAPVADPGAGQGTVGATDDLSGTSPGNEANGRHSAG; encoded by the coding sequence ATGAGCGCCGAGACTCCTGCCGCACCCGGCCACGACGAGCACTACCTCCGGGTCTTTCGGCGGAACTTCCGCGCCTGGCGGGGCACCCGGCCGTTCTGGGCCGGCCTGTTCGTCATGCTCGGCGGACTCCCCATCGCCTACTTCCCGTACGCAAATCTCCGGCTCGGTCACCTCACGCTCGCGATGGCCACCACCGCGGGTGCCGGGTCCCTGATCATCGGCGTGCTGCTCGTCGTGCTCGGCATCAGCCTCTGGTTCCAGAAGCACGTCCGGTTCTTCGCGGGCGTGGCGGCGATCCTGCTCGCGCTGGTGTCCATCCCGGTGTCCAACCTCGGCGGATTCCTCATCGGTTTCCTGTTCGCCCTGATCGGCGGCGCGATGGCGGTGTCCTGGGCCGAGGACGCGCCGCCCGCGCAGGAGCCGGCGGACGCCGGGGGAGCGGCCGTCGCCCCCATGGGCACGGCCACGCAGGCGCCGGTCGCGGACCCGGGCGCCGGCCAGGGCACGGTGGGTGCAACCGACGATCTGTCAGGAACGAGCCCCGGTAACGAGGCGAACGGGAGGCACAGTGCCGGCTGA